The Cuculus canorus isolate bCucCan1 chromosome 14, bCucCan1.pri, whole genome shotgun sequence genomic sequence GGGAAAGGTACAGGTGGTACAGCTCCCTCCTACCCCCTGGTTTGGCTGTCGGGCTGGTCCTTTCTTTGCTGTCTGTCCTCAGGGTAGTGTGTGCCCTGTCCTGAGCTGGGTGCATTGCAGTTGAGCTGTGGGCATCCGCTCTGTGGGCACAGGCTCCGTCGTGTGCCTCTGATAAGCTTATCTGGGGCCAGGACCCAGGCCTGGTGTTGGCGGGGCTGCGGCAGGTGCGGTTCCATAAGGGCCAGGAGAGAGCCGAGACAGAACCGACGTGGTGCTAAAGGAGAGCCGGAACAGAACCGGCACTGGTGTAAGGGAGAGCCGGAACAGAACAGATGCTGGTGCAGTGGCCGTGGCCCGTGGGCTGGTGCAGCTGCGGGGGTCGCTGGTGGCCGTGCCGAGCTGTGCCCCCATGTTGGAGGGGCTCTGCCATCAAACCCCATGTGTTTTCTTGTGTGGACgcagcggggcggggcggcTCCCCTGCTTGGCTGATGGGAGCGGGTGCCCAGCCTGCGCTGTTCGACCGCCGGGCACTTCTGGGTTGGTGTGCGGGGTCATGCCGCTGCCTGGCCCTCAGGCTTCGGCCACCTGCCCGGAGCGCCCACTGCCATGGGGCACCTGCAGCAAGGCCAGACCTCCGTGTTCTGCCCTGGCAGAGACCCGAGAGCCTCAAGGGAAGGACAATGTGGGGAAGAGCTGCTGGGCAGGACGACTGCCGTGCAGGAAGTCCCCCAGGCTGTGGCCAAGCACTGGGTCCTGCTCCTGGCTCAGGCCGTGGCACTGGAGACGGGGGCGTCTGGGGCCAGTGGTGCCTGACAGCCCCCTGCTTTTGGCAGGTACCCGCATCATCTACGACCGCAAGTTCCTGCTGGAGTGCAAGAATTCACCCGTGGCCAGGacccctccctgctgcctgccccagATCCCCGGTGTCACATCCCTGGCCCAGTCCAGCCTCGTCAAGCTGGAGGAGCCCAAGGAGCAGAATGAGAGCGAAAAAGCCATGCCAGGTGAGCAGCCCAGGCACACGGCTCCTGTCTGGCCACAGGGGCAGGAggtcccagcccagccccagttCCAGCTCCTGCCGTCATGGCCTGCCTGTTTCTCCTAGGGCAGCCCCATCCTAACCCTGGccctttctccctctgtacGCTTGCAGACCAAGACCAGTTTGAGATGGGCATCTGAGTTTCCAGCTCCGCGTCTCCAGGCCACAGCTGGGCCTGTTCCTGGGCCTCGTGGAGGTGCTGGCACCGTGACCAGCTGGCTGCAGCCCTCTCTGATGCTGGGGATGGATGTGTGACACCTCAGGCTCTCACACAACTGGCTGGTGCAACTGCCTAGGAGCTCATGCTTGATCAATAAACACCATGAAACCCCAGTGCTTGCCTGGTGCTTCTCTTGTGTTGGGGATCCGAGTTCTCAGAGCCCCGGGGATGGTAGAGGAGCCGAGCAGCACCTGGAGCCTTTCAAGGGTGCAGAGCATCTGTCCCTCCCTGCACTGTGATGCTGCAGGCTAGGGGTGGTGAATGCAGGGCCTTCAGGTCTGCCCCCGGGCTCAAGGTGCCCCATGCAGCCTGGGGCAGCTGGCACGGCCTCCCGCCGAGTGTGGGAGGCAGAACGACACAGCGCAGCCCTACAACCCAGAATAAACCTGAACAGTCGGGGCTtacttgatccagtgggtgtCACTGGCACCAGGATGCTTCTCCCTGCATTTCCCATTCCTGAGGCCTCCCAGGGCCCTCAAGTCGCAGACCTGGCTGTGAGCTGTGCCAGGAGCCCAGAGGGGCGCAGGGGCTGTAGCTGCCGAACAAACCCTGGCAGTGCCAGGTGTCTCAGAGCTGGCAGCGCCGTGACCTCCCCAGACCCCTTGTGCTCTATGGGGCCATTGCCTCCCGTGGAAGAGCGGGGGTTCCCATGCTCAAGGTCAGGCTTCGCCTGCCAGTGCAGCAGGGGCGCACATCGCTGCCTGTGCTGCTTGGTGGGTTCCCTCCCTTCAGGTCTGCTGGATTGGGGACACCCTGCCAGGGTCAGAGCCCCACGGCTGAGCCTGAAGCTGTTGTAGCCGAGGCTGGAGTCACTGTGGCCTCCCCAGCAGTCCcctctccctgtgctcctgGGAGAGTGCCAGGACTCGTCCGGTGCCAGAACGCCAGGGCAGGCTGTGACCAGGGGCGGGTCGGTGCTGTTTATTAAACATCACATAGTGAATCACCACTAAAATGTCGCAATGATTAAAATCCCCGTTTCCTGGGCGAGGATtgggaggcagaggaggtgcGTGAATCCCTGGCTCAGCGGTGCCCCTGCCCGTGGAATCCCTGCTCAGTCCGCGCCCCCGGCCGTGCCATCAGGGATGCTCGGGGCCAGGCCCGGGCTCAGTGCCACCGTCCGTCGTCTCCGCGGCGGGCAGGCTCCTCGCCTCTGCGATCAACCGCTTGACGCCCACCAGCCACTGGCTCACCTCGTGCACGTGGTCCACCATGAGCGAGCGGTGGGTCTCATCAGCCGCGTCCCAGCGCTGCTGCTCGAGCTCTGCCGGGGAAGGGGAGCCCGTGGGCGGCGGGGGCTCGGGACCCCTGCGGGCACCCCCGGGCCGGGGCACAGCCCCCCTCACCTCGCACCAGGAcccccatcctcttcctcaccGGGGCCGACAGCTTCCCCTGAGCCCACGCAGCCTCCAGCAGCGTCAGCCGACGGCCGATGTCGTCGCAGAcctgtttctgaaagcagaaaggggctgcagggctcccACCCGCACCGCGGCCCCCGGGCCGGGCTGCCCCGAGGACGGGGCCGGGGTCCCACCTGCATGGCGGGGCGGCAGGTGGCCAGGGCCGCCCGCAGCGGGGCCACGACGGCGGCGGCACACGGGACCCCCTCGTcgtcgtcctcctcctcctccgggGCGGCCAAGCGCGGCCGCGGGCTGTGGGGCCCGAgggggggcggccccggggctCGGGGGGGCGGcccggggggggcggcggggggggggccctgggggcAGAGGCACAGCATCAGCGCGGCCGCGGGGACCCCCGCGCCCCTCCGCACCCACAGGGACCCTCCGCTTCTCCCCAGGGACACCCCCTCCCGCTCCCCCCCTCGTTTCTTCCCGCATCCCCCGCGGCGAGGGGGGTCGggccctgctcctctccccccacACTCGGACACGCAGCGCTGCGATTCCCACCGGATCCaagctgggagagggaaggaagaggaaaggggaaaggagaaagggagagggggatgCGGGGGGCGCTGACCCGGGGGGGTCCCcgcgggcggcgggggggggccGGCGGGTGAGCGGGGGGCGCCCAgagcccccgccccgcgcctgCAGCCGGTAGGAGAACTGGGGGGGGTCGTTCCAGCCGCGCTCCGGGTTCCCTGAGGAGGCGAAGGGCGCGGTGAGAGCCCGGGGCGGACACAGGGCACCCCCGGGAGACCCCCACGGCCCCCCCGAACCTCCCCCATGGCCCCGCCCCCAGACCACCACCCCCCTTCGccccaccccagtgctcccccccAGACGCGGATCtccccggggtcccccccgCACCCCCGACCCGCTCCCTGCACTGcccaccccccccccggcccgtgttccccttctccccccgcTCCGCCCCCCAAGCTCTgcccaccccccccgccccgccctcccagctccccccgcTCCGAGACCCGCTCCCCTCCCGGCTCCCCCCGCACACCCGGTCTCACGGAGGGCCCCGCCATGCCGCCACGTCGCCGGGCGCCGCCCGTTGCGCTGGCGCCGCCCCCGAggccgggccggggcggggagggggtggcgGCCgcgttcccccccccccccgccccccgcccgggCGCTACGGGGTGTGGGGCAGCGCCCGGCGGGGCCGCAGCGGCTCCAGCAGCGACAGCAgcccccgcccccgccgggCGCCGCCACCCCGCCCCGCAGCCTTCCCGGCGCCCGGCGCCGCCAGCAGGCACCGCTGGTACTGCACCTGCGGGCGGGGACAGCCGGGTCAGCGCCGCGCGGGGCCCGGGGGGCGGTCCccggccgcccccgccgcccccgg encodes the following:
- the SRA1 gene encoding steroid receptor RNA activator 1 translates to MAGPSVRPGNPERGWNDPPQFSYRLQARGGGSGRPPLTRRPPPAARGDPPGPRPRLAAPEEEEDDDEGVPCAAAVVAPLRAALATCRPAMQKQVCDDIGRRLTLLEAAWAQGKLSAPVRKRMGVLVRELEQQRWDAADETHRSLMVDHVHEVSQWLVGVKRLIAEARSLPAAETTDGGTEPGPGPEHP